The genomic stretch GCCCACCGGCACTCCGGAATCGGCCTGCACACCCCCGCCGACGTCCACCACGGCCGCCACCACCAAGTCCACGCCGCACGCCTCGACACTCTCGCCGCAGCCCGCGCCGCGCATCCGGAACGGTTCGGCGCCACCACCCGGACCACACCAAAGATCCTCGACCTGCCCGAACAGGTCTGGATCAACCAACCCCAGCCCCAGCCGCAACAACAAGCCGCTTAACTCCCGTTGGCCTCAAACCCTTGACACGTTCCGGTGCGCCGCGCACCAATGACAGTCGCGGACCCTCGGTCACCGCTGACACGACGAAACCTGCGACAGACACGCGTGCCGGCGCCATCGGCTCGAACCCTTCGACACTCACACATCTCTCACAGCGCTGGTCAACGCGACGATCCACACACCTTCAAAGAGGTCGCGACCGCCCCCGCCCGCCGCTTCTGTCAGTAACACACCGTGACTGACAGACGTACCGGGGCTTTAGGAACACCTCGCAGGCGCCCGGTGCCTGCGGCTGCTCGTCCCCCACATCGAGCAGGCGGAGAAACCCATACCAACCGGGGCGATCCGCCGTCGAGCCCGTGCCTGTGAGCGGCTGTGAGTGCGGCAAGTGTTCGCCAGGACTCACAAACCCCGGTTCGGGGGTGTCAGCGCTTCACGGCGCGGCGCGGAGCCGACAGCACATGAGCGAGCACACGCCGCACCAGCACCACCCGGCCGACCACATCGAGCCGGCCGAGGCCACACTGATCGACCTGATCGCCGGCGACCCGCCGATACCGATCACGGTCTGGCGCACGGCCCGTACCGACGCCGAAACCCACACCAGCCTGCCCACCCGCCTCGCCTACCGCCTCGTCGCCGCCTACAGCCGGCCCGGAGAGGCGGTCGTCGACCTCACCACCGACCACGCCCTGGCTGCGACCTGCGCCCGGGGCGGACGCCAGCACCACCGCGCCTGGTTCACCGACGGCTCCGGCCTGCTCATCGGCCCGGCCACCACCGGCCTGCCGACGGCGACCGAGACCACCACCTCGCACGAGCCAGAGGCCGGCGACGGCGACGGCGACGGCGACGGCGAGGAGCCGCCCGAGTTGACCGAATGGTTCGGAGACGACCTCACCGACCCCGACCTGTCCGGCACCGACACCGCGGCCGTCCGGCCGCCCGAGGACGGCCCCCTCGACGCGGCTACCAGCCTGGTGGTCGCCTGCTGGCCGCTACACGACGCGGACACCACCGCGCGGGTCAGGCTCGCCTGGCTGCTGGCCGCCTGCGCGCGGCTCCTGCGTCCCGGCGGCTGCCTCGTCCTCGTGGTCGGCGTGCCCGCCGGTACCCGGCCCACGCCGGAGGACTTCGGTCCCCTCGTGGCCGCCGCCTCCAGCGCAGGGCTCGGCTACCTGCAGCACATCGTCGCGGTGGAGGCCGACACCGACGGGGACCAGTTCGTCTACCACCTCGTCACCGACGAGGAACTGCTCACCCTGGCCCACGCCAACCCCGAGCAGTGGACGGTGGCTCACCTGCGGGTGCACGCCGACCTGCTGGTGTTCACACCCCACCCGGCCCCGGCGCACGAGTCGGGACGACGCGGCAACGGCGGTGGTCGCCGTGCCTGAGCACACCTCGCCCCGGCAAACCGGCCCGCACGAGCCGGACACCACCAGCCCCGCCGCCCGCCAGAACTACCCGGGCCGGCATCGGGAGTACGAAGGCCGCCACCGCGCCGACCCCGATGGTCTGTCGGTCTGGGCCACCGCCCAGTCCACCGGCCCCGTGCAACGACGCGGCCGGTACGTGCCGGAGTCGGTCAAGCACCCGGCCCGGATGCTGCCCGCGATCGCCGCCCACGCGATCGGCGCCTACACCCGCCCCGGTGACCTGGTCCTGGACCCGATGTGCGGCATCGGCACGACCCTGGTCGAGGCGGTCCACGCCGGCCGCGACGCCTTCGGCATCGAGTACGAGCCGCAATGGTCGAACATCGCCGACGCCAACATCCGCCACGCCCACGACCACGGCGCCACCGGACGCGCATCGGTCATCCGAGGCGACGCCACCCGCCTCACCATCCTCGTCCCCGCCGCGCTGACCGGGCAGGTGGCGCTCGTGGTCACCTCCCCGCCCTACGGGCCGACGGTGCACGGCCTGGTCCGTCCCAGCGCGGACGGGGTCGTCAAGTACGACGACCGGTACAACGACGGCCACGACCGCGGCAACCTCGCCTACCGCGACCTGACCGGCCTCGCCGACGGGTTCGCCCAGATCCTGCACGGCTGCGCCACCCTGCTACGCCCCGGCGGCGTCGTCGTGGTCACCGCCCGGCCG from Micromonospora craniellae encodes the following:
- a CDS encoding TRM11 family SAM-dependent methyltransferase, whose translation is MVAVPEHTSPRQTGPHEPDTTSPAARQNYPGRHREYEGRHRADPDGLSVWATAQSTGPVQRRGRYVPESVKHPARMLPAIAAHAIGAYTRPGDLVLDPMCGIGTTLVEAVHAGRDAFGIEYEPQWSNIADANIRHAHDHGATGRASVIRGDATRLTILVPAALTGQVALVVTSPPYGPTVHGLVRPSADGVVKYDDRYNDGHDRGNLAYRDLTGLADGFAQILHGCATLLRPGGVVVVTARPWRKRGELIDLPSAVIAAGLRAGLVPIERCVALLAAVRDGHLVARPSFFQLQQVRKARTGGVPMHLIAHEDVLIFARGTSPEDGTEVVA